In Flavobacterium hankyongi, the genomic window ATTTAATGTAAAGACTGTTTTGTAACCGCATGCTCTTGAAATAAAAACATCATTACGAGTATAATTGGCTATAACTTCATCAGTGTTTCTTAAACTAACAGTTGCGTTTTTAGAATCATGCACAAAATTAAAAATCACATTTTCAGCATTTGTCTTTAACGGAATTTCAATTTTACTTACACCATTAAATAATAAAGTATCAGTAACATTTTGAGCGACTACAGCTAAATTCGTTACTGTTTTTTTTGTTGTTGGATTATTGTTATCATAGAACTCGATAATCATTCTTGGAGTGGTAGGCGTTCCATCTTCACAAATATCATCTTTTTCACAATTCCATAATAAAATTGCTGTGATTGTAAATAGTAAAGACAATAATAATTTTTTCATA contains:
- a CDS encoding DUF6452 family protein; the protein is MKKLLLSLLFTITAILLWNCEKDDICEDGTPTTPRMIIEFYDNNNPTTKKTVTNLAVVAQNVTDTLLFNGVSKIEIPLKTNAENVIFNFVHDSKNATVSLRNTDEVIANYTRNDVFISRACGYKTVFTLNDSNGLDFTPDSDNWIKEIAIQNQNILNENEVHVKIFF